The Gammaproteobacteria bacterium genomic interval GAAAGGCCGTATTGCTCAGTCCTCCCACCAAACCACCGACGATAGCGTAGCTGGTGACTCGGCCCAGATTGTATGCCAGCAAAAAGGAGATGTGTTGGGATCTTTCCGATCGGACCGGTAAGGGCAGGCTGGCAGAAAGTCCTCCCGCAATGCCGCTGCACATTCCCAGACAATGTAAGGTACTGGCAAATCCGACAAAAAAGGCGATAAAAGCACTGGTTTCAATGCTGGTCAGCATGGCATGAGACTTCGAGTCAAATTAGTTAAGCAGATTTGCGAAAATTTGATTTTAGCGCGTTTGCACACCTTCTGCAGCAAAACTTTGCGAAGATTTCCCGGGGTTCTTAGTAAGGCATATTGAGCCAAACTTGAAGCAGGTTACCGTCGATACCCTCATTGGATTCGGCATAGGTATCGTAGGAAAGCGATACCGAGGCATTGTTGAACCAGCGCAGGTAATAGCTCAATTTAATTCCATACAAGGCGCTGTCATAAGCTCTCAGGCGGTAGTCGGCGGTCATGATGGCTTCCTGTTGGGTGTAGTTTTCCTGGTAAAAATCCGCAGCTGTTTGCGTGTAGTAGCGATAACGCACTCTACCAATAAGCTCAGGTGTCAGATACCGGCTGAGCCTGAACTCGGCAGATTGGGCGCTTATACCCCAATCGTCAGCGTAGTGGGATAGGTTGACATCAAGCGCGCTGCGGCTGTCAAAATATTGCTTGGCTCGAAGAAAATAGACTTGCCGCAAGCGTTCGTCGGGATGGTTTTCATCGTAAACAGTCCTGACTCCGCCGCCACCCGGAAAAAAGGTCTCGATGACGATTCTGCGAGTGGAGGAACTTAAATACCCTTGTTGATGTTCCAATGCCATACCGCCAACGATGAGAGAACGCGGCGATAATAATTGTGTGGCAGCCAGCACCAGGCGATTCATAGTTTTGTTCCGGTCGAAGGCTCCGTTTCCGGAGCTGTCTGCATTGTCCTGACCGGACGCCACACGGGTGGATAGGGTTAGATTTTTGTCAAACAGGCTTTGGTCCCAGGAGAGAAGCAGGGATTTGCTCTTATAGTCCGGCTCCTCGCCATAATAGTAACCTGCACCCAGCGTGGTATCGTTTTGGGTGTAGGAGTAATTAAATCCAAATTCATTACGGTCTTCTTCAAAGTCGCTGCCGCTACCGCCAACGACTGTGGTGGCTCCGCTGACAGCGTCGGTACCATCGCCTTGAGCCGATTTTGCAAACGTTTCACGCAGGTATAAAAACGAAAAACTGCTTTGGTCAGTGATCTCTTTGGATAGGTAAATGTTTGGGCTGGTGACGTCAAGTCCGCTGCTGTCAGTGTAGTAGGAGTAAAAAAGCTCCAACTCATCTTCAGCGAAAGATAGTGATGAATGAGCGATTGCCCCAAAAATGAGAACCGTTCCGCTATACAAATACGGTCTGTGACTCATTCGTCTCAATAGTGATGCTTTTGCCATGTGTGCCATTGCCCAAGAGTTTATTGTTGTGGATGCGAATAGAGGTTCCCGGCGCGGTAAAGCGACCGTGCCGGGAAATTTTTCATACTACGTCAAGCTTGATTAGTGAACATGACCGCCGCCGCCTGTACCGCCCGTGTTGCCAATAGCCGTTAACTCAGTGGCGCTGATCACGGTAATGGATCCGGGTTCGTGTCCTTCGGTGTGCATTTCACCTACAACTTGTTCTGACATGACGTCAATGATCGAGATGAGATGACAGCCAGGTCCTTGCTCCGCAGGCGTTGCGCCGCAATCACCGCCGTTGGGGTAGTAAGCAAACAGCCCGTCGTGTGAGGTTTTTCCATTACGATGTGCGGGCCCTTTTTCAACGGCAATGTATTGGACAGAAGAGCCGGCTACTTGTGTTCCGGTGGCGGGGTCGATTTCCACGGATGCGATATAGTTGGTTATTTCGTTATCGGATGCAGTGGTTTGGCGGCTGGGTACCAGTACTTTTACATGATTCATGGTAGTGCCGTTGCCCATATCCATGTGAATATCTGCAATGTTAATACTGCTGGAAGACAGGTTGCCCAGGTTAATAACATCCGTAACCGTATCCGTTTGTGCATCAACGATGGAAAGATAGCCGGCTTCATTCTTATACCCGGCAGTCATTACCCAGCGACCGTCATGGCTGACTTTAACGTATCCTGCAGCGGGAATTTGGTTCAGACTCATATCCATGCCCGCCTGAATGGTGCTGTGAGGTAAGGCAGCATCGGTTGCATCAATAATGGATAAGCCGATATCGACGCCGGGAGTGACGCCCGTGTAGATATGTCCGCTGACACTTGAGAAACCCATGCCATGGGTGGTGTTTTGAAACGGTAAGCCGTTGTTGAGATTGACCGTGGCCAGTACTTCCAGGAAAGTGGTTGACAGAGGGTCATTGTCAATTATGGAAATGGATTCCTGTTGCAGATTGTGTGTGGCGAACAAATTTAAAGCCTGCGCACCTCCGGCGACAGGGTAAGCAAAAGCACTTTTCTTGTGCCCGTGACCGACAACGATTTCATCGTATGCCAAGTAGGCGGCATCTGCCGGTTCAATGTTGATACGAAATACGGAGTCCACTGCGGTGGTGCTGACGCCGTCGTTGTTCATCCACAAGTGTATGCCATCAGGGTCCATGTACGTATGCACAAACCGTGTCGTGGTGGGGCTTGAGCCATCGTCAGCTGTAGTTAAGGTGGTGGGCATAGACTGAATGTGTTCCAATGCCATGGTTTGTAAGTTGACGATGCCTAATCCGCCGCCGGTGAATTCGCCGGCCTCATTGGTTAAACCGGATTGAATGATCACAAAGGCCTTATTGTGAGCGATGTGTATTTCACCCAGGGTTAGATTGCCGCCCGTGGAATTCAATGGCTGGAACGCGGCAATGTTGGATACCGAGTGGTCGCTATTGTGCGCGGCAATATTTACGTGGCCGCCATGATCTGTTGCAAATATGTAGTTCACGGCTGTTTTGGGTGCTTGTGACGGGTCGCTGTGATCGTCGTCATTTCCGCAACCGGTTAAAGCCAGCGCAGAAAGCACTCCATACGCAGCCAGTTTGAATAAAGGTTTTTTCATAGGATATTGCCCCTTCTGTTTCGTTATTAACACTTATGATTACTTTAAAAATCAGCAGCCGTTGGCTACTGTTCACAACCGCATCCGCCACCGGCCACCGGCATACCGATCAAGCCCTGTGATAATGCTCTTTGCATATGTTGTTCATAGAGTGAGGAAAGGGTTCCCTCACTAAGCTCCATAATGGGATCAGCCAGATGTGCCCGCTCATAGGGTTTGACCTTGGCGCAACCGAACAGCGTGATGGTGAGTATTGCAGTCAGTGAAATTGTTGAAATTTTCATATTGATATTGCTCTCATACTGGTGGCTATTAATGGAATAGGCCATATCGTCGCATCGGTGTTGTTCGGCAAAGGGGTTCGAGTAAACGGTGCGAATGAATAATTCGAAAGATGGCTTCGGTAGCAGATTAAGGTGCGTGCCT includes:
- a CDS encoding DUF3570 domain-containing protein produces the protein MAKASLLRRMSHRPYLYSGTVLIFGAIAHSSLSFAEDELELFYSYYTDSSGLDVTSPNIYLSKEITDQSSFSFLYLRETFAKSAQGDGTDAVSGATTVVGGSGSDFEEDRNEFGFNYSYTQNDTTLGAGYYYGEEPDYKSKSLLLSWDQSLFDKNLTLSTRVASGQDNADSSGNGAFDRNKTMNRLVLAATQLLSPRSLIVGGMALEHQQGYLSSSTRRIVIETFFPGGGGVRTVYDENHPDERLRQVYFLRAKQYFDSRSALDVNLSHYADDWGISAQSAEFRLSRYLTPELIGRVRYRYYTQTAADFYQENYTQQEAIMTADYRLRAYDSALYGIKLSYYLRWFNNASVSLSYDTYAESNEGIDGNLLQVWLNMPY
- a CDS encoding DUF4266 domain-containing protein, yielding MKISTISLTAILTITLFGCAKVKPYERAHLADPIMELSEGTLSSLYEQHMQRALSQGLIGMPVAGGGCGCEQ